In the genome of Gloeotrichia echinulata CP02, one region contains:
- a CDS encoding transposase encodes MITLKFKLYEHKRNRHLKRMINAAGIIYNHCIALHKRYYRMWSKHLNCAKLQSHIAKLRKRHQFWQSIGSQAVQDICQRIEKAYQLFFKHNKKGVRPPNFKKVKKYKSFTLKQAGYKLLSGNRIKIANRVYQFWKSREVEGKIKTLTIKRTALGELFMVIVVNNELKPEIKSTTGKIAGFDFGLKTFLTCSDGTLIDSPQFLKQSLNAIKKASKNHSKKVKRSNNRERARKNLVRQHENVCNRRRDWFWKLAHQLTDKFDVLCFETLNLKGMQRLWGRKISDVAFGEFLQILSWVTKKKNKQLVYIDQWYPSSKTCSHCGHILENLDLSIRQWRCPSCQSINGRDENAARNIQMVGASTIGLGDVRLARASNCCLTPESGTF; translated from the coding sequence ATGATCACACTAAAGTTTAAGTTGTATGAACACAAAAGGAATAGACACCTGAAACGGATGATCAACGCCGCAGGGATAATCTATAACCATTGTATTGCTCTACATAAACGGTACTATCGCATGTGGAGCAAACACTTAAACTGTGCAAAACTCCAGTCTCATATTGCCAAATTAAGAAAACGGCATCAATTTTGGCAATCAATAGGTTCTCAAGCAGTGCAAGATATCTGTCAACGCATAGAGAAAGCCTACCAATTGTTTTTTAAACATAATAAGAAAGGAGTCAGACCACCGAATTTTAAAAAGGTTAAAAAATACAAATCATTCACGCTTAAACAAGCAGGTTATAAACTCTTAAGTGGGAATAGAATTAAAATTGCCAATCGAGTTTATCAATTTTGGAAATCTAGAGAGGTAGAGGGCAAAATCAAAACATTAACCATTAAACGCACTGCACTAGGTGAGTTATTTATGGTGATTGTAGTTAATAATGAATTAAAACCAGAAATTAAATCAACGACTGGTAAAATAGCGGGGTTTGATTTCGGATTGAAGACATTTCTAACTTGCTCTGATGGAACTTTAATTGATTCTCCACAATTTCTCAAGCAATCTTTGAATGCTATTAAGAAAGCTAGTAAAAACCACTCCAAAAAGGTAAAACGGTCAAATAATCGTGAAAGAGCTAGAAAGAATTTAGTTCGTCAACATGAAAATGTTTGTAACCGCAGACGTGATTGGTTCTGGAAATTAGCTCATCAATTGACAGACAAGTTTGATGTTTTATGTTTTGAAACCCTAAACCTCAAAGGTATGCAACGTCTTTGGGGTAGAAAAATATCAGATGTAGCTTTTGGAGAATTTCTCCAAATATTGTCATGGGTAACTAAAAAGAAAAACAAACAACTTGTTTATATAGATCAATGGTATCCATCTAGTAAAACTTGTTCTCATTGTGGGCATATTTTAGAGAATCTAGATTTATCCATAAGACAGTGGCGTTGTCCATCTTGTCAATCAATTAATGGACGTGATGAAAACGCCGCGAGAAATATTCAAATGGTTGGGGCATCAACCATTGGGTTAGGTGATGTTAGACTGGCAAGAGCCAGCAATTGCTGTTTGACTCCAGAATCTGGGACCTTTTAG
- a CDS encoding ferredoxin: MAEFLPSWEAQEDNRSGLEPELGGFLRDDPERSGLEPELGGVLRQKGVYVDELTCIGCKHCAHVARNTFYIEPDYGRSRVVRQDGDTEEVIQEAIDTCPVDCIHWVDYTNLKQLEEERKYQVIPVVGYPVDHAVASGERRRKRQKLKNKKSRY, from the coding sequence ATGGCTGAGTTTTTGCCGTCGTGGGAAGCACAAGAAGACAATCGCAGCGGTTTAGAGCCAGAATTAGGTGGTTTTTTACGGGATGACCCCGAACGGTCTGGTTTAGAGCCGGAATTAGGCGGTGTGTTGCGACAAAAGGGTGTTTATGTAGACGAACTCACCTGTATTGGGTGTAAGCACTGCGCCCACGTGGCACGGAACACCTTTTATATTGAACCAGATTATGGGCGATCGCGTGTAGTTCGCCAGGATGGGGATACAGAAGAGGTGATTCAAGAAGCGATCGACACCTGTCCGGTTGATTGCATTCACTGGGTTGATTACACCAACCTGAAACAGTTAGAAGAAGAGCGTAAATATCAGGTAATTCCTGTGGTGGGTTATCCGGTAGATCATGCTGTAGCTTCTGGTGAGCGACGGCGTAAAAGACAAAAATTAAAGAACAAAAAATCCCGTTATTAA
- a CDS encoding DUF1257 domain-containing protein: MSHFSQIKTQIRNLESLKDALTGLGIDWKPGPQEVRGYQGQTHPAEIAIEQENGYDIGFRWNGKEYELVADLQYWQQDLSVDGFLRQVTQRYAYQTVVKETARVGFEVAEQQQQKDGSIRLVVQRWSA; this comes from the coding sequence ATGTCACACTTTAGCCAAATTAAAACTCAAATCCGTAACCTTGAATCTTTGAAAGATGCTCTGACTGGTTTAGGTATCGATTGGAAGCCCGGTCCACAGGAAGTACGCGGTTATCAAGGTCAAACCCATCCTGCGGAAATTGCAATTGAGCAGGAAAATGGCTATGATATCGGCTTTAGATGGAATGGCAAAGAATACGAACTAGTAGCTGATTTGCAATATTGGCAACAAGACCTCTCAGTAGATGGATTCTTGCGCCAGGTAACGCAGCGGTATGCATACCAAACAGTTGTCAAAGAAACTGCTCGTGTTGGGTTTGAAGTTGCAGAACAACAACAACAAAAAGATGGTTCTATTCGCCTAGTAGTACAGCGCTGGAGTGCGTAA
- a CDS encoding DUF2997 domain-containing protein, with product METLEFIIYPDGRVQEKVTGIVGASCAEVTAAIEAQLGLVVSHEPTSEFFAAHQVQQSVVANTQATFSEW from the coding sequence ATGGAGACATTAGAGTTCATAATCTATCCAGATGGTCGGGTACAAGAGAAAGTCACTGGGATTGTGGGTGCTTCTTGTGCTGAAGTTACCGCAGCAATAGAAGCACAGCTTGGACTTGTAGTGAGTCATGAACCAACCTCAGAATTTTTCGCCGCTCATCAGGTGCAGCAATCTGTTGTGGCAAATACACAAGCCACGTTCAGCGAATGGTAA
- a CDS encoding type II toxin-antitoxin system PemK/MazF family toxin: MVVNRFDVFLINLDPTIGSEIQKTRPCVVISPDEMNKYIATVIVAPMTTKRQSYPTRVACQFQGKDGQIVLDQIRTVDKTRLVKKLGQISSDEQKAVLDTLAEMFAE, from the coding sequence GTGGTAGTCAATAGATTTGATGTATTTTTGATTAATCTCGACCCGACAATTGGCAGTGAAATTCAGAAGACAAGACCCTGCGTAGTAATTTCACCAGATGAGATGAACAAATATATTGCTACTGTCATTGTTGCTCCGATGACAACTAAACGACAGTCTTATCCAACTCGTGTTGCTTGTCAATTTCAGGGTAAAGATGGGCAAATTGTTCTGGATCAAATTCGTACAGTTGACAAAACTAGATTAGTCAAAAAATTAGGTCAGATTAGTTCTGATGAACAAAAAGCCGTTTTAGATACGTTGGCTGAAATGTTTGCTGAATAA
- a CDS encoding AbrB/MazE/SpoVT family DNA-binding domain-containing protein, producing MGTAIRTRIVKIGNSQGIRIPKLLLEQSGIDEEVEIEIQDSHLIVRPASRSRKGWEAAFATMAKREDDALLDDNLTTEWEHLDWQW from the coding sequence ATGGGGACAGCAATTAGAACCCGTATCGTGAAAATCGGTAACTCTCAAGGTATCCGCATTCCTAAACTTTTGCTGGAACAAAGCGGTATAGATGAAGAGGTGGAGATTGAAATTCAAGATAGTCACCTAATTGTCCGTCCTGCCTCGCGATCGCGCAAAGGGTGGGAGGCAGCCTTTGCTACAATGGCAAAGAGAGAAGACGATGCTCTGCTTGATGATAATCTAACTACAGAGTGGGAGCATCTAGATTGGCAGTGGTAG
- a CDS encoding type II toxin-antitoxin system RelE/ParE family toxin, with protein sequence MKYHIEISSVAEAEADNAFLQLSQVTSLERASQWYAGLLKVIESLSQMPKRCSLARENDYFSQEIRQIIYGRGRNSYRIIFTILVGEEISTVRVLHIRHAAQQTLGEAPDDSETT encoded by the coding sequence ATGAAATACCATATTGAAATCTCTAGTGTAGCTGAAGCTGAAGCAGACAACGCATTTTTACAGTTGTCTCAAGTTACTTCTCTTGAGAGGGCGAGTCAGTGGTATGCAGGATTACTAAAAGTAATTGAGTCTTTATCGCAAATGCCAAAGCGATGTTCTCTAGCTAGAGAAAATGATTATTTTAGCCAAGAAATTCGCCAGATAATTTACGGTCGAGGGCGCAACTCATACCGAATAATTTTCACGATTTTGGTAGGAGAAGAAATATCGACAGTGCGTGTTCTTCATATCCGTCATGCTGCACAGCAGACCCTTGGTGAAGCACCGGATGACTCTGAGACGACCTGA
- a CDS encoding DUF4926 domain-containing protein, producing the protein MTKNTVKLLDIVALTVDLPEYHLYRGQVGTVVELLAGGAAFEVEFSDRNGRTYESVGLRPEQIMVLRFEPASPDSVPEMVKV; encoded by the coding sequence ATGACTAAAAATACAGTCAAGTTGCTTGATATAGTAGCACTAACAGTTGATCTGCCTGAATATCATCTGTACCGTGGTCAAGTTGGTACAGTAGTAGAATTATTAGCTGGTGGCGCTGCGTTTGAGGTGGAATTTAGCGATCGCAATGGGCGTACTTACGAATCTGTCGGTTTACGTCCAGAGCAAATAATGGTGTTACGTTTTGAACCAGCATCTCCTGATTCAGTACCTGAAATGGTGAAAGTCTAG
- a CDS encoding RNase H1/viroplasmin domain-containing protein, which yields MASNKYYVVFKGRKTGIFTTWEECENQTKGFSDARHKSFKTREEAEAAFNRLPNAENAVVDICKLSDYCLNPEHNEGKNKTCLFSSILGMTADYAEELRQILLETVKTHEVKLGRRDEFGQRYILDFTLEWQNRSATIRSAWIIENDSDIPRLTTCYPL from the coding sequence ATGGCATCCAACAAATATTACGTTGTTTTCAAGGGTCGAAAGACAGGTATATTCACAACCTGGGAAGAATGTGAAAACCAAACCAAAGGTTTTAGTGATGCGCGACATAAATCTTTTAAAACTAGAGAAGAAGCAGAAGCAGCATTTAATCGGCTTCCAAATGCAGAAAATGCAGTAGTTGACATTTGTAAACTAAGTGACTACTGTCTCAATCCAGAACATAATGAAGGAAAAAATAAAACCTGTCTCTTTTCATCAATTCTGGGTATGACAGCAGACTATGCTGAGGAATTACGCCAGATTCTTTTAGAAACAGTCAAAACGCATGAGGTTAAATTGGGACGACGTGATGAATTTGGACAACGCTACATACTAGATTTCACCCTAGAATGGCAAAATAGAAGTGCGACCATTCGCAGTGCTTGGATTATCGAAAATGATTCTGATATCCCAAGATTAACAACCTGCTATCCTCTGTAA
- a CDS encoding saccharopine dehydrogenase-like oxidoreductase produces MNPEQVNGSLNISPAIRIGVLGFGGLGQAAAKVLAGKREMILVAAADQKGYAYAAEGLKTDACIATYQAQGSVGYLEPVGTLTNNSIQDLIATTQSVDGYFLALPNLPNDFIPSVAKEFIKSGWRGVLVDAIKRTTAVEQLLAMKAELEAAGITYMTGCGATPGLLTAAAALAAQSYAEIHKVEITFGVGIANWEAYRATVREDIGHMPGYTVETARAMTDAEVAALLDKTNGVLTLENMEHADDVMLEVAGIVGRDRVTVGGVVDTRNPKKPLSTNVKVTGRTFEGKISTHTFTLGDETSMAANVCGPAFGYLKAGKQLHQRGIYGIFTAAEIMPQFVK; encoded by the coding sequence ATGAATCCAGAACAAGTCAACGGTTCTCTAAATATTTCGCCAGCGATACGCATCGGAGTACTGGGTTTTGGCGGACTCGGACAAGCAGCAGCCAAGGTACTGGCTGGTAAACGGGAAATGATTTTAGTCGCAGCAGCAGATCAAAAGGGTTACGCCTATGCTGCTGAGGGTTTAAAAACAGATGCTTGCATTGCAACTTACCAAGCTCAAGGTTCAGTAGGTTATTTAGAGCCTGTGGGCACTTTAACAAACAATAGTATTCAGGATTTAATCGCCACTACACAATCTGTAGATGGTTATTTTCTGGCTTTACCCAACCTGCCTAATGATTTTATCCCCTCTGTAGCCAAAGAGTTTATTAAATCTGGTTGGCGGGGTGTGCTGGTGGATGCAATTAAGCGTACCACGGCTGTAGAACAACTGCTAGCAATGAAAGCAGAATTGGAAGCTGCGGGAATTACTTATATGACTGGGTGCGGTGCAACACCAGGATTATTAACAGCCGCCGCCGCCTTAGCCGCCCAAAGCTACGCCGAAATTCACAAAGTAGAAATTACCTTTGGTGTAGGAATTGCCAATTGGGAAGCTTACCGCGCCACGGTGCGGGAAGATATAGGTCATATGCCAGGATACACTGTAGAAACAGCTAGGGCGATGACTGACGCCGAAGTAGCAGCGTTGCTGGATAAAACTAATGGCGTGCTTACCTTAGAAAATATGGAACACGCCGATGATGTGATGTTAGAGGTAGCGGGAATAGTGGGACGCGATCGCGTTACTGTTGGTGGTGTAGTCGATACCCGCAATCCTAAAAAACCACTCAGCACCAACGTTAAGGTTACAGGGCGCACCTTTGAAGGCAAAATTTCCACCCATACCTTTACTTTAGGAGATGAAACCAGCATGGCAGCCAACGTTTGCGGCCCTGCATTTGGTTATCTCAAAGCTGGTAAACAACTGCACCAACGCGGTATTTACGGTATCTTTACCGCTGCTGAAATTATGCCTCAGTTTGTCAAGTGA
- a CDS encoding glycoside hydrolase family 57 protein encodes MAIGYVALVLHAHLPFVRHPESDYVLEEEWLYEAITETYIPLLKVFGGLKRDGIDFKITMSMTPPLVSMLRDPLLQERYDAHLAQLEELIELEAERNIHNGHLRYLAEHYTAEFNEARRLWEHYKGDLVTAFKQYQDSNNLEIITCGATHGYLPLMKMYPQAVWAQIQVACEHYEETFGQAPRGIWLPECAYYEGVERMLADAGLRYFLTDGHGILYARPRPRFGTYAPIFTETGVAAFGRDHESSQQVWSSEVGYPGAAEYREFYKDLGWEAEYEYIKPYIMPNGQRKNTGIKYHKITGRGLGLSDKALYDPYWAKEKAAEHAANFMYNRERQAEHLHGIMGRSPIIVSPYDAELFGHWWYEGPWFIDYLYRKSWYDQGTYAMTHLADYLRTNSTQQVCRPSQSSWGFKGFHEYWLNDTNGWIYPHLHKAAERMIELSRLEPEDELQWKALNQAARELLLAQSSDWAFIMRTGTMVPYAVRRTRSHLMRFNKLYEEVKAGKVDSGWLEKVELMDNIFPSINYRVYRPV; translated from the coding sequence ATGGCTATTGGCTACGTCGCGCTTGTACTCCATGCACATCTACCCTTCGTCCGTCACCCAGAAAGTGACTATGTGTTGGAGGAAGAATGGCTCTATGAAGCTATTACAGAAACTTACATTCCCTTATTGAAGGTATTCGGGGGTTTAAAGCGAGACGGTATCGACTTTAAAATTACAATGAGTATGACACCGCCTTTGGTGTCAATGCTTCGAGATCCTCTGCTACAAGAACGCTACGACGCACATTTAGCCCAACTAGAAGAACTCATAGAGCTAGAAGCTGAACGTAATATCCATAATGGACATCTTCGTTATTTAGCCGAACATTACACTGCTGAGTTTAACGAGGCGCGTCGATTATGGGAACACTATAAAGGCGATTTGGTAACAGCCTTTAAGCAATACCAAGACAGTAATAACCTAGAAATCATTACTTGCGGTGCTACCCACGGCTACCTACCCCTGATGAAAATGTACCCACAAGCTGTGTGGGCACAAATTCAGGTGGCTTGCGAACACTACGAAGAAACTTTTGGACAAGCACCCAGAGGTATTTGGTTGCCAGAATGCGCCTACTATGAAGGTGTAGAGCGGATGTTGGCTGATGCAGGGTTGCGCTATTTCCTCACTGATGGACATGGTATTTTATACGCCCGTCCTCGTCCTCGGTTTGGCACTTATGCGCCAATTTTTACCGAAACTGGTGTTGCGGCTTTTGGGCGTGACCATGAATCTTCACAGCAGGTATGGTCCTCAGAGGTGGGTTATCCTGGTGCGGCGGAATACCGGGAATTTTACAAAGATTTGGGCTGGGAGGCTGAATATGAGTACATCAAGCCCTACATCATGCCCAATGGTCAGCGGAAAAATACGGGCATTAAGTATCATAAAATTACTGGACGGGGTTTAGGGTTATCTGATAAGGCACTCTATGACCCTTATTGGGCAAAGGAAAAAGCAGCAGAACATGCTGCTAACTTCATGTATAACCGTGAGCGCCAAGCCGAGCATTTACACGGAATTATGGGGCGATCGCCAATTATCGTTTCGCCCTATGATGCAGAGTTATTTGGTCACTGGTGGTATGAAGGTCCTTGGTTCATTGATTACCTGTACCGCAAGTCATGGTATGACCAAGGAACCTATGCTATGACCCACTTAGCTGATTATCTACGGACAAATTCAACACAGCAAGTTTGTCGTCCTTCTCAGTCGAGTTGGGGTTTCAAGGGTTTCCATGAGTATTGGTTGAATGATACAAATGGGTGGATTTACCCACATTTGCACAAAGCAGCTGAACGCATGATTGAACTCTCGCGCCTAGAACCAGAGGATGAATTGCAATGGAAGGCGCTGAATCAAGCAGCGCGGGAACTGCTATTAGCCCAATCTTCTGACTGGGCGTTTATTATGCGGACGGGAACAATGGTACCCTATGCAGTCAGAAGAACGCGATCGCACCTCATGCGGTTTAATAAACTTTACGAAGAGGTGAAAGCTGGTAAAGTCGATAGCGGTTGGCTGGAAAAAGTTGAATTAATGGATAATATTTTCCCCAGTATTAACTATCGCGTCTACCGTCCGGTGTAG
- a CDS encoding glycoside hydrolase 100 family protein: MKRDEFAVVDPIETEAWELLEKSIIYYQGRPIGTLAARDESQDSLNYDQCFVRDFVSAALLFLLKGREDIVRNFLEETLKLQSKERQLNAYKLGRGLIPASFKVVFKYGQEYLEADFGEHAIARVTPVDSCLWWIILLHAYVKATKDLDFALQPEFQEGIMLIMELCLATRFDMNPTLLVPDGSCMIDRRMGIFGYPLEIQALFYTALRAARELLICGGDQELVIAIDKRLPLLCAHIRQHYWIDIQRLNTIYHFRGEEYGESAVNQFNIYPDSIPYSTLDRWLPKKGGYLAGNVGPSQLDTRFFSLGNLMAIISSLVSAEQSAAIMNLIDERWDDLVGDMPMKICFPALEKHEYKIITGSDPKNIPWSYHNAGSWPVLLWFLAAAAQKTGRNTICNLAIEIAEIRLSQDKWPEYYDGTRGLLIGKQARRYQTWSITGFLLAKELMRNSAHLALINFDEFIPENKLMACELLS, from the coding sequence ATGAAACGAGATGAGTTCGCAGTAGTTGATCCAATCGAAACAGAGGCATGGGAATTATTAGAAAAGTCGATTATTTACTATCAAGGTCGTCCAATTGGCACTTTAGCAGCCCGTGATGAATCACAAGATTCGCTGAATTATGACCAGTGCTTTGTCCGAGATTTTGTTTCTGCAGCCTTACTCTTTCTACTCAAAGGTAGAGAAGATATAGTCCGCAATTTTCTAGAAGAGACATTAAAATTACAGTCAAAAGAAAGGCAATTGAATGCTTATAAACTAGGACGAGGTTTAATACCGGCTAGTTTCAAAGTGGTATTCAAATATGGGCAAGAATATTTAGAAGCAGATTTTGGTGAACATGCGATCGCCAGAGTCACACCAGTTGATTCTTGTCTCTGGTGGATTATTTTATTGCACGCTTATGTCAAAGCTACCAAAGATTTAGATTTTGCTTTGCAGCCGGAATTCCAAGAAGGAATCATGTTAATCATGGAACTCTGCTTGGCGACTCGGTTTGATATGAATCCAACATTGTTGGTTCCAGATGGGTCTTGCATGATTGACCGTCGAATGGGTATCTTTGGCTATCCTTTGGAAATTCAAGCTTTATTCTACACAGCATTGCGTGCAGCTCGTGAGTTACTAATTTGTGGAGGTGATCAAGAACTTGTCATCGCCATTGATAAGCGCTTACCGCTTTTGTGCGCTCATATTCGCCAACATTATTGGATAGATATTCAGCGTCTGAATACAATTTATCACTTTAGGGGTGAAGAATATGGAGAGAGTGCAGTTAATCAGTTTAATATCTATCCCGACTCAATTCCCTATTCTACATTAGACAGATGGCTGCCAAAAAAAGGTGGTTATCTAGCAGGTAATGTCGGTCCATCACAACTAGATACTCGCTTTTTTTCACTCGGAAATTTAATGGCGATTATTTCTTCTCTAGTCAGCGCAGAACAATCAGCAGCGATTATGAATTTAATCGATGAAAGATGGGATGATTTGGTGGGAGATATGCCCATGAAAATTTGCTTTCCAGCCTTGGAAAAGCACGAATACAAAATTATTACCGGCTCTGACCCTAAAAATATACCCTGGTCATATCATAACGCCGGCAGCTGGCCAGTGTTGCTGTGGTTTTTAGCTGCTGCGGCTCAAAAAACAGGTAGAAACACTATTTGTAATCTGGCGATTGAAATTGCCGAAATACGTCTGAGTCAGGATAAATGGCCAGAATATTATGATGGTACGCGGGGGCTATTAATTGGCAAACAAGCTAGGAGATATCAAACCTGGAGCATTACGGGATTCTTATTAGCAAAAGAACTCATGCGAAATTCGGCTCATTTAGCTTTAATCAATTTTGACGAATTTATCCCAGAAAATAAACTTATGGCTTGTGAGTTGTTGAGTTAG